TGTATCGTAACAGGATTCCTTATTCCAACAACCATATCATTGGCATTACTTGGTGAAGGCTTGAAAAGTTTCTATTGTTTAATCACACTTGTTTAATTTCTGGCATAAGAAAAATAAGACATTTTTTCAAACCATCCGCTTCTGCACTAGAAGGACTTCCTATTTATAGCCAATAGATTATGCTCATCCTAAGCATATTTTCCCTACCATAGCTGAAAGCCAGATACTCCCTAAAAACCATACACCAATCATACCACTGACCGCATTTCCTTTGCACCATGTCTAGCTCATTTTTCGGTTCAATCACAAGTGAGCAAAGATGGACTGATCAGTTGAATGAGCATTTCATCATATACATTGACAATCATGCTTCCATCTTTCGTGTACCCAAAAAAGTATGCGACACAAAGCCAGAAGCTTATGCCCCTCAGCAGATAGGCCTAGGAGCATATCATCACTTGAGGCCTGATCTTGATGAAATGGAGATCAGAAAGCTTGAGGCTGTGAAGAAATATTTGAAGCCAGAACAGTGCCAGAATTTCAAAAGCCTAATTGTCGACAAGGTCAAAGTGCTTGAGCCCTCGGTGCGCACCTGCTACAGCAAGTACTTGGACATTGATGGCGGTACTTTGGCATGGATCATGTCTATTGACGGTGTATATTTGCTTCATCGGCTGGGCACCTACACAGATAAAGCAAGTGTTGATTCGGCAGACAGGAAGTTAGCTCAGGACATTGTCATGTTGGAGAATCAAATGCCCGTGATTGTACTGAAAGAAATACTAAAGGCTTTACAACCTCCTGTGGAAGATGAGGAGGAAGGTagcgatgatgatgatgatgctgaGAACGAGGATGAGGAAGGTGAAGAAgatgaggaggaagaagaagatgacgGAGAGGATGAGGACGAAGGTGAGGAGGAGGAAATAAAAAAGGTCGAAGAGTTATTTTCCCAGTTCTTGTCATTTTGTAAAGCACACACTCCCCTTGGCCTAACTGATAAGGCAGGAATTCTTGGCGATACCTCTAATCCTCATCTTCTGAGTTATTTGTATAATTTGATTGTGAAAAATTGGTATATTGAAGAAGAGTATGTTGAATCTGCGAGTGACAGAGAATTGGATGAGGTTGCTGAGAAAGTTACACAGGTTGCGAGGGTTGCAGCTGAATTGACGGGCCAGAAACCTCTATTGTTGCTAGCAAGTTTACCACTGCAGAAATTTGCGGCACTTTTCAAAAAAGATCCAAGAAGAGGAAACTCTTCAATTGAGGAGATCCGAATACCGTCTGTTTCGGAACTTGATGGTGTTTCTAAAGTAAAGTTTGAAGTCTGGTCTGATTCAGGTATTGGAATGAAGTATGATGAAGAGGGCCGCATACTCTAC
This Coffea arabica cultivar ET-39 chromosome 3e, Coffea Arabica ET-39 HiFi, whole genome shotgun sequence DNA region includes the following protein-coding sequences:
- the LOC113737730 gene encoding putative UPF0481 protein At3g02645; this encodes MSSSFFGSITSEQRWTDQLNEHFIIYIDNHASIFRVPKKVCDTKPEAYAPQQIGLGAYHHLRPDLDEMEIRKLEAVKKYLKPEQCQNFKSLIVDKVKVLEPSVRTCYSKYLDIDGGTLAWIMSIDGVYLLHRLGTYTDKASVDSADRKLAQDIVMLENQMPVIVLKEILKALQPPVEDEEEGSDDDDDAENEDEEGEEDEEEEEDDGEDEDEGEEEEIKKVEELFSQFLSFCKAHTPLGLTDKAGILGDTSNPHLLSYLYNLIVKNWYIEEEYVESASDRELDEVAEKVTQVARVAAELTGQKPLLLLASLPLQKFAALFKKDPRRGNSSIEEIRIPSVSELDGVSKVKFEVWSDSGIGMKYDEEGRILYLPGITLDTDSEAILRNLVAYEVATASPKSTLILAGYVDFMCGIIDTAKDVDLLKEKGIIISNLPSEEIAKIFNGISKSSSQNPLPELEEATQKLNAIYDNTFRVKAWRFIRDHFVPSEAAVKIFLAILLVVLLTVQAFCQVYGCSARWFGKISSISSF